Proteins encoded together in one Myotis daubentonii chromosome 17, mMyoDau2.1, whole genome shotgun sequence window:
- the MOS gene encoding proto-oncogene serine/threonine-protein kinase mos, with protein sequence MPSPLPRRSYLRGEFSPSVDSRPCSSPSELPGRAGKLFLGTTPPRAPRLPRRLAWCTIDWEHVCFLQRLGAGGFGSVYKATYHGVLVAIKQVNRCTKNRLASQRSFWAELNVARLRHENIVGVVAASTRTPVGFNSLGTIIMEFGGHVTLHQVIYGATSSPEEEEEEVVEEVEPHGGAAGELDLSKCLRYALDIVNGLLFLHSQSIVHLDLKPANILISERDVCKIGDFGCSERLEDPPCSQTPSHHLGGTYTHRAPELLKGETLTPKADIYSFAITLWQMTTQEVPYLGERQHVLYAVVAYNLRPPLSAAVFSACVPGKRLGQMIQGCWRASAARRPSAELLLADLSSLRADLG encoded by the coding sequence ATGCCCTCGCCCCTCCCGCGGCGCAGTTACCTCCGGGGCGAGTTTTCTCCCTCCGTGGACTCCAGGCCCTGCAGCAGCCCCTCGGAGCTCCCAGGTAGGGCCGGGAAGCTCTTCCTGGGCACCactcctcccagggccccacgGCTGCCTCGCCGGCTGGCCTGGTGCACCATCGACTGGGAGCACGTGTGCTTCCTGCAGAGGCTGGGCGCTGGGGGCTTCGGCTCCGTGTACAAGGCGACCTACCACGGGGTGCTCGTGGCCATCAAGCAAGTGAACAGGTGCACCAAGAACCGCCTGGCGTCCCAGCGCAGCTTCTGGGCTGAGCTCAACGTAGCGAGGCTTCGCCATGAGAACATCGTGGGGGTTGTGGCTGCCAGCACGCGCACGCCTGTGGGCTTTAACAGTCTGGGCACCATCATCATGGAGTTTGGTGGCCATGTCACTTTACACCAAGTCATCTACGGTGCCACCAGCTCCcccgaggaagaggaggaggaggtggtggaggaagTGGAGCCTCACGGTGGTGCAGCAGGGGAGTTGGATTTGTCCAAGTGCCTGCGGTACGCCCTGGATATTGTGAACGGGCTGCTCTTCCTCCACTCGCAGAGCATTGTGCACTTGGACCTGAAGCCCGCCAACATTCTGATCAGTGAGCGGGACGTCTGCAAAATCGGGGACTTTGGTTGTTCTGAGAGGCTGGAGGACCCCCCGTGCTCCCAGACCCCTTCTCACCACCTGGGCGGCACCTACACCCACCGCGCCCCCGAGCTCCTCAAAGGCGAGACCCTGACGCCCAAAGCCGACATCTACTCTTTCGCCATCACTCTCTGGCAGATGACGACCCAGGAGGTGCCTTACCTGGGCGAGCGGCAGCACGTGCTCTACGCCGTGGTGGCTTACAACCTGCGGCCGCCGCTCTCGGCGGCTGTCTTCTCGGCCTGCGTCCCTGGGAAGAGACTGGGGCAGATGATCCAGGGCTGCTGGAGGGCCAGTGCCGCGCGGAGGCCGAGCGCCGAGCTGCTCCTGGCCGACCTCAGCTCCCTGAGAGCTGACCTCGGCTGA